A DNA window from Fuerstiella sp. contains the following coding sequences:
- a CDS encoding DUF1501 domain-containing protein: MNGSPRFRPNNTPCQRTRQEFLWEVGGGFAGLGLIDLLSRDGFFANRAVAANAQKMASAFKPPQFPGKAKHCIFLFMNGAPSQVDTFDPKPTLTKFHGTPYRGKAKFGSGGRKIGYLAQSTFRFNQHGQSGLPISEIFPQTARYADDLCVIRSMYADTAAHASGCLQMNTGDVQIGSPSLGSWMSYGLGTESRNLPGFVVMTDPRGGPISSASNWSSGYMPAAYQGTLFRNGGTPLLDLATPKGVGDRTQRHSLDLLERLNRKHLTRHPGESELVARIMSYELAYRMQSSATEAVDLGAEDARTREMYGLNNKLTSDFGNKCLTARRLIERGVRFVQLYSGGGHLEDTWDGHTDCISNHKLHAGETDQPISALITDLKQRGLWDETLIVWGGEFGRTPTSEGVGKPGRDHNWLGFSMWLAGAGIRGGQVIGATDELGFAAVEDRVHVSDLHATILHLMGLDHRHLAYFYNGLDRRLTGPDEERYHVVQQALA; encoded by the coding sequence ATGAACGGTAGCCCACGTTTCAGACCGAACAATACTCCCTGCCAGCGAACGCGTCAGGAATTCCTCTGGGAGGTTGGCGGTGGCTTTGCCGGCCTGGGTTTAATCGACCTGCTGTCGCGTGATGGTTTCTTTGCAAATCGTGCTGTTGCGGCAAATGCACAGAAAATGGCTTCGGCATTCAAGCCGCCTCAATTTCCGGGTAAAGCGAAACACTGCATCTTTCTGTTTATGAACGGTGCGCCCAGCCAGGTGGATACCTTTGACCCCAAGCCCACGCTTACGAAGTTCCACGGTACTCCGTACAGGGGCAAAGCGAAATTTGGTAGCGGCGGTCGAAAAATTGGCTACCTCGCTCAATCGACGTTCAGGTTTAACCAGCATGGGCAGAGTGGGCTGCCGATCAGCGAAATTTTTCCACAGACCGCCAGGTACGCGGACGATTTGTGCGTCATTCGTTCGATGTATGCCGATACCGCGGCACATGCCTCGGGCTGTCTGCAAATGAATACCGGCGACGTACAAATCGGGTCGCCCAGTCTTGGTTCATGGATGAGTTACGGTCTGGGAACAGAAAGTCGAAACCTGCCCGGCTTTGTTGTCATGACGGATCCTCGCGGAGGACCGATCAGCAGCGCGTCGAACTGGTCGTCGGGCTACATGCCGGCTGCCTATCAGGGAACACTGTTCCGTAACGGGGGTACCCCACTTCTTGACCTTGCCACGCCGAAAGGCGTCGGGGACAGGACACAACGTCATTCCCTCGATCTGTTGGAACGATTGAACCGAAAACACCTGACACGACATCCTGGTGAATCGGAGCTGGTTGCCAGAATCATGTCGTATGAACTGGCTTATCGAATGCAGTCGAGTGCGACCGAGGCGGTGGATCTTGGCGCGGAAGATGCACGAACCAGAGAAATGTACGGGTTAAACAACAAACTCACGTCAGATTTCGGGAACAAATGTCTGACAGCGCGGCGGTTAATCGAGCGAGGAGTGCGGTTCGTACAGTTGTATTCCGGTGGCGGACATCTCGAGGACACCTGGGATGGCCACACGGACTGTATCAGCAACCATAAGCTGCACGCTGGTGAAACAGACCAGCCTATTAGCGCGTTGATTACCGATCTAAAACAACGTGGTCTGTGGGATGAGACGCTCATCGTGTGGGGTGGTGAATTCGGACGTACGCCAACCAGTGAAGGTGTTGGAAAACCGGGACGCGATCACAACTGGCTTGGTTTCTCGATGTGGCTGGCTGGCGCGGGTATCAGGGGTGGCCAGGTGATTGGTGCTACAGACGAACTTGGTTTTGCGGCCGTGGAAGACAGGGTGCACGTTTCCGACTTACACGCCACCATTCTGCATCTGATGGGACTCGACCATCGGCATCTGGCATATTTCTACAATGGACTGGACAGGCGGCTCACCGGACCGGATGAAGAACGTTACCACGTTGTTCAGCAGGCACTGGCGTAA